In the Pseudoliparis swirei isolate HS2019 ecotype Mariana Trench chromosome 19, NWPU_hadal_v1, whole genome shotgun sequence genome, one interval contains:
- the LOC130209888 gene encoding protocadherin gamma-A4-like: protein MGRQVLFFILIFSLGSVLGQVSYSIPEEMAKGSVVGNIARDLGLNLKRIQSGKARIFTGDSAEYIELSREKGVLLVKERIDRESLCRQTTPCALHLQVILENPMELFRITVEITDINDNSPSFKNDEKRFEISESAVTGSKFVLERAVDADIGLNGLKNYSLKPTDNFLLNIQSHSDGIKKVEMVLHKPLDREKGEHISLLLTAVDGGESQMSGTVKIFVTVLDVNDNAPVFMQSLYKAAMSENSPKGTTLITVSASDADKGTNGDVSYSVSTTMDSVSDIFTINEHGEVILVGEVDFEKAKYYRIDIEAQDSGGLSDSSKIIVDVIDINDNTPVIRILSKSDSIPEDSSQNTIIVMFSVLDADSSNNGQVNCRINDNIPLTITSSNDFYSLVTDSELDRETASQYNITVACSDEGVPSLSSSVTLTLQISDVNDNAPVFERSSYEAYIIENNTPGLSIFTVKARDADWKQNARVSYILEDSSVNGVPVSSYVSVSADSGVIHAVRSFDYEQIKHFHFRVKAQDGGSPPLSSNVTVKVLIQDRNDNPPQVLYPVQTGGSLVAELVPRSADVGYLVTKVVAVDVDSGQNAWLSYKLQKATDRALFEVGLQNGEIRTIRQVTDKDAVKQRLTVIVEDNGQPSRSATVIVNVAVADSFPEVLSEFTDFTQDKEYNDNLTFYLVLALAVVSFLFITCLVVIISVKIYRWRQSRVMYHSNLPVIPYYPPRYSDTLGTGTLQHVYNYEVCRTTDSRKSDCKMGGAGSQNVLIMDPSSTGTMQRIQSEKNILDEPDSPLEVRPSP from the coding sequence ATGGGACGGCAAGTGCTGTTTTTCATCCTGATCTTCTCGCTCGGCTCAGTCCTCGGTCAGGTCAGCTACTCTATTCCGGAGGAAATGGCGAAGGGTTCTGTAGTGGGCAACATCGCACGGGATTTAggtttgaatttgaaaagaatccagTCCGGTAAAGCCCGCATATTTACGGGCGACAGTGCGGAATACATCGAGCTGAGTAGGGAAAAAGGAGTCCTCCTCGTGAAGGAGCGAATCGACAGAGAGTCGCTCTGCAGACAGACTACGCCTTGTGCTTTGCATTTGCAGGTTATTCTAGAAAACCCCATGGAGCTTTTTCGAATAACAGTAGAGATAACCGATATCAACGATAATAGTCCCAGTTTTAAAAATGACGAGAAACGTTTTGAAATTAGCGAATCCGCAGTTACAGGATCTAAATTCGTCTTGGAAAGAGCGGTTGATGCAGACATTGGCTTAAATGGACTGAAAAATTACAGCTTGAAACCTACTGATAATTTTTTATTGAACATACAAAGTCATTCAGATGGCATTAAAAAGGTCGAAATGGTCTTGCACAAGCCGTTAGATCGAGAGAAAGGAGAACACATATCATTGTTGTTGACAGCTGTAGATGGAGGAGAATCTCAGATGTCCGGTACAGTGAAGATTTTTGTTACCGTGCTCGATGTAAACGACAATGCTCCTGTGTTCATGCAGTCGCTTTACAAGGCAGCCATGTCCGAAAATTCTCCGAAGGGAACGACATTAATAACAGTGAGTGCTTCTGATGCGGATAAAGGCACAAACGGGGACGTTTCTTATTCCGTGTCGACCACTATGGACAGCGTATCtgatatatttacaataaatgaaCACGGTGAGGTAATATTAGTTGGTGAAGTTGACTTTGAAAAAGCTAAGTATTACCGAATTGATATCGAAGCTCAAGACAGTGGTGGTCTTTCTGACTCCAGTAAGATTATTGTTGATGTTATTGATATTAATGATAATACGCCTGTAATCCGGATACTTTCCAAATCGGATTCAATCCCAGAAGACTCTTCCCAAAATACAATTATAGTTATGTTCAGTGTCCTTGACGCAGATTCAAGTAACAATGGTCAAGTAAATTGCAGAATAAATGACAACATACCATTAACGATTACTTCTTCGAATGATTTCTACAGTTTAGTGACAGACAGTGAATTAGACCGAGAGACAGCTTCTCAGTATAATATAACGGTGGCCTGCTCTGATGAGGGagtcccctccctctccagcaGCGTCACGCTCACCTTACAGATCTCCGATGTGAATGATAACGCGCCTGTGTTTGAGAGGAGCTCATATGAGGCCTACATTATAGAAAACAACACGCCAGGTCTCTCTATATTCACAGTGAAAGCCAGAGATGCGGACTGGAAACAGAACGCCCGTGTTTCTTACATCctggaggactcctctgtaaACGGAGTGCCAGTCTCCTCATATGTGTCCGTTAGTGCTGATAGCGGAGTCATCCACGCAGTGCGCTCTTTTGACTACGAGCAGATCAAACACTTCCACTTCCGCGTGAAAGCGCAGGACGGAGGCTCCCCTCCACTCAGTAGCAACGTGACTGTGAAAGTACTGATCCAGGACAGGAACGACAACCCTCCTCAGGTGCTGTACCCAGTCCAGACTGGTGGCTCTCTGGTGGCTGAACTGGTGCCTCGCTCAGCAGATGTGGGCTATCTGGTGACTAAAGTGGTGGCTGTGGATGTGGACTCTGGACAGAATGCCTGGCTCTCCTATAAACTGCAGAAAGCCACAGACAGGGCGCTGTTTGAAGTTGGTTTACAGAATGGAGAAATAAGAACTATCCGCCAAGTCACTGATAAAGATGCTGTGAAACAAAGACTGACTGTTATCGTGGAGGACAACGGGCAGCCCTCTCGTTCAGCTACAGTCATTGTTAACGTGGCGGTGGCGGACAGCTTCCCTGAAGTGCTGTCTGAGTTCACTGACTTTACACAAGACAAGGAGTACAACGACAACCTGACTTTCTACTTAGTGCTGGCTTTGGCTGTagtttccttcctcttcatcacgtgtCTAGTGGTGATTATATCAGTGAAGATCTACAGGTGGAGACAGTCTCGCGTCATGTATCACTCCAACCTCCCTGTGATTCCGTATTATCCACCACGTTACTCAGACACTCTGGGGACAGGGACTCTCCAACACGTGTACAACTACGAGGTGTGCAGGACGACTGACTCCAGAAAGAGTGACTGTAAGATGGGAGGAGCCGGTAGTCAGAACGTGCTGATAATGGACCCCAGTTCTACAGGCACGATGCAGCGGATACAGAGTGAGAAGAACATCCTGGATGAACCAGACTCTCCTCTAGAGGTGAGGCCTTCTCCATAG